The Deinococcus detaillensis genomic interval TGATTTGGAAGCCGCCCAACTCGCCCAACTGGCACAGCAGCAAACCGAACTCAGCGACTTTGAAACGCGGCTCTCTCAGCTCGACTCGGCTCTGCGTCCTGTAGAGCAGGCCCAACTCGGCGCGGCAGTGGCACGCGGCCTGCTGTCGTCGGGCAGCCTAGCCACCGACGAACTGCGGCTGCTTTCGCGCAGCTTGCCGCTGCTTGAGAGCGGTGACGCGAGCGCCGAGGACGCCTTAGAAAACCAGCGGGAGCTGCTGGAAATCGAGCAAGCCGCCCGCGATTTGCCGGTAATCGAGGGCCTGCAAGGTGATTTGTCACAGGCCGCCCAAGCCCTGGAGCGCGGCGAAATGGCCGACCTCTCGGCGCTGTGGGCCGTGATTGATCAGCGCAAAGGCGTAGCGGCGCAGGAACGCGAGGCGCTCGACCTCAGAACGCGGCAGGTGCTGGACGAATATGGCCGCTACCGCCACCTCGCCGGCGACACCATTTCGCATTTGGGCCGCTTGGCCGATACCTTGCGCTCACATCTCAAGCTCGGCAAGCTGTCTGCCGATGGCCGCGCCCACTACATGCAGGTTTTGGGCGACGCCGAAGCGCTGCTGAGCGAGGCCCGCGCCGAGTTTCAAGTGGCCCGTGACCTCACCGCCCAGTTTGGCGAAGAAGCCCTGACGGGCCTGCTCGACGCGCTGGGCCTCGACGAAGAACCGGAACAAGAACTCGTGACGCTGCCGCCGCTGCCTCAGGGCCTCTGGGAACTGCGCGGCGGCACGGTCATGCGTGGAGCGCCCGATCCTCAGGCGTGGTCGCTGGCCCGCCTGAGTGCTCAACTCGCCGAGTTGCCGCTGCCGATTGGCGACGCCGAAGTGCGCCTCGACACGCCGCAGGGCGTCTGGTTGCTGCTGCCGCATTTGGGCGGCCACAGGGCGGCGCAGGGTAGGGACATTGAAGAGGCCAGAGCGAGAATGAGCGACTTTCCAGAGTAAGGGGGTGGGAAGGGCGAGTAGGGTGTTGAATGAGCAGCGCTTGATTTTCTGAGAATAGGAGCCGCTATCATGCTCTCCATGCAGCCGGGCGATACCCTTTTGATAGAAGACGAAAGCGCTCAGCGGGCCTTTGGGGCCTCGCTCTTGGCGCACCTCGCTCCGCACGCCGTCCTGTTCTTGGAGGGCGAACTCGGCGCGGGCAAAACCACCTTGACGCAGGGCCTGATCGCCGCGCTGGGTTTCGAAGGTCTGGTCAGCAGTCCCACCTACGCCCTGATGCAGCTCTACCCCACGCCGCAGGGCGCGGCGCTGCACGTGGACGCTTACCGTGTGCAGCATGCCCAAGAACTCTACGAAATGGACTTGGAGCGCCTCAGTGAAGAAGCCCGCCTGAGCATCATCGAATGGGGCCAACTTTTTTACGGCGACTTTCCGGGGGCCTGGCTGCTGAAACTAGAGCACGATGAACAGGGGCGGCGGATCACGCGGCTAGGCTGAGGCAGCTTTTCCTCTGTCGTTCGCTCAGCTCAGTCCGCCTCTGGCATAGAGGCCGCCCACCACGAAGGTCAGCAGCACGAACGTCAACGACGCGGCAGTCAGACCAAGAGCATTCTTTGAAGTTTTTTGGGCGCTGCGCTGCGGCAGCCAGTAGAGCAGCATCAGCAGGCCCAGTGCGCCCAGACCGCCAAGATAGTGCACATACTTTTGCACGATGCCTAGCCCCTGGTCGAGCAGTTTGATGCCGATCAGCGCCTGAACCATCAGCGCGATTTGCAGCACGATCAGCGAGGCGCGTTGCAGCGGGCCAAAATTCTTGAGGACGTACGCGCCGCGCCAGTTGATGACGAGGGCGGCGAGAGCGGCCAGCACCACCAAACCGCCGACAGCGTTGTGAACGAGGGGCTTTACGACGAATTCATCCATGCTGTGTCTCCTTGAGGTGTTGCAATTTCTGCTTACCTACCGGTAAGTCAACTGATGCCGAGTCTAGGTTAACTCCGGCGGCATGTCAACTTCTGACCCTGCCAGGGGAAATGAAATGTTAAAAAAGTGAGCAAGGTAAGCTGGAAGTCAGTTAGAAAGAGCTAAACTCACACTATGAAAGGCTTAGTCTGGCCCCTCTTGTTTGTGCCGCTCCTCTGGGCGTGCGGCACGGCGGCTGGGCCGGGCCTGAGCAGCGCCGGTCTCAGTGGCGGCTCCGCTCTGCAAAACGCGGCGAGTGTGCCGCCGATCAGCGCCGGAGAACTGCTGGCTGCGCCGACCAAGCTGGCCATCGGCGGAATGAAGATCAGCGCCGAGGCCACGCCGTACCTGAGCGCGCTGCCGTGCGTGGGCCGGCCCTGTGCTGGCAACTTCGTGGTGCCAGTCACGCTGCGCTCCAGCGCCGGCCCGCTCAATACTTTTAAAGTCACGGGCGTGTACGTGATTACCGAGGGCGGGGTGTGGCGCTCCGGGGTGGATTCGCAAGACCGCCGCCACTGCTCGGGCGCGGCCAACTGCTTGCAAGCAGTGGGGCGCGGCAGCGCCAACTTGTCTAGCAGCGACGCCGTGCAGGTCGTGCTGATGTTCCAAGACGCGGCGGGCAAAACTTACAAGCTGCGCGACAGCAAAGCGGTGGTCAGCGGCGGGCAGTAACCGCAGGGCTGCAATTCCCGCCAATGATGGACGAGTTCCAAAGAACGCACCACGCTCAAAGGCGCTAGGCTGTACGCATGGCTAAGCTCAGCGGAACCACTGTAATGCTCACCGGAGCGGGCGGCGCACTGGCGACTGCTATCGCCCAAGAACTCATTGACGCGGGCGCAGAACTTATTTTGGTGGGGCGCGGTGAAGCGCTTAAACGCGCCGAAGACCGCTTTCCCGCCAAAAAAACCCTCGATCTCGATTTAACCGACCCCGACTGCGTGGACATCCTCAAAAAGCAGCGGGCCGACGTGCTGATTCACACCATCGGCGCATTCAGCGCTCAGGACGCCCATAAAGCCAGCGAAAAAGATTATCAAGCGATGTTCGGAGCCAATATGCAGTCGCTGTTTCACGCGGCACAGGGCGTCTTGCCGCACATGATCAAGCAAAAAGAAGGCATGATTTTGGGGGTCTCAGCGGGGCAAGCGGCCAAGATGAGCGGCCCCGGCGCGGCGCTGTATACCGCCAGCAAAGCGGCAGTGGCGGCTTACCTGCTCAGCCTCCACGACGAACTCAAAGCCAAAGGTGTGACCACCCTGACCCTTTATCCGATGGGGGCAATCGACACCTCCTCCAACCGCGAGTCGGGTCTGACCTGGGAAGCCACCATCGATCCGCGTGCGTTGGCGCAAACCCTCGCCCACGCCATCACCCGCCCGGCGCGGGCGCACATGACCGAACTCAAGGTGTATCCAGAACTCTAAACCGTTCGTCAAAAAAGAAGCGCTTATTGCCGGCTCAGGGCCACTTGCCGTTCGCGCCAGACCTGAGCGGCCAGCAGCGCGGCGGCCTGCACTGCCAGCGACGGCGCGTACCAGTGCGGGCGTTTGAGCAGGGTCAACGCGCCCAGCAGCAGCAGTTGGCTGCTCAGCCCTAAGTTGGCGCTGAGAGTCAGGGCAGCGAGCGGCGTATAAGCTTGGCGGTCTTGCGGGCTGGGCTGACGGCCGGCCACCGAGCGCAACCGAGCTTCAAACAAGCGGCTGAGCACCTGCTCCTGCGGCACGAAGTACAGCGCATAGAATTTCTCTAGCGCCGCCAGCACCACCAGATTGTCGCCTTGCTGCGCTGCCGGAGCGCGGAAGGTTTCGCCTCTGGCGGCACGGTAATCGCGCTCCCACAGGTAATCGGTGCTCAGAATCAGGCTCAGCAGCAGCGTGGCACTGGGGCCGATCAGGGGGCCGTGCAGAGCCGTGAGTAAGGCAAAATTGCCCAGCACGTCCATTTCGCTGTCGAGGTAGCGCCCGCTGAGGGTGGTCTGATCGGTGGCGCGGGCGAGTTGGCCGTCGAGGTTGTCGAGAACGGTTTTGAGTTGCAGCAGCAGTGCCGGAGCCAGCCAAGCGCCGCGCCGCAGCCCAGCGGCAGCCACCAGCGTCAGGCCGGTGTGAAACAGCACCACCTGGGTGGGCCTCAACTTGGTGCGGGCGGCGGGAGCCACCAATAGTTGCGCCAGCGGCCGGAAGACCCGCTCGGCGGCCCACTCGTCGGCGGGGCGGGCCTTGCGGGTCTGGGCGAGGCCGGGGGTCATGCGGGCTTGGAGGCGACTTTGGTGGTGGAGTTGGTGGCGGTGGGCAACGCGGCCAGATACACCGCTAGAGCCGCGCCCAGCGCTTCTAGAATGCCGCGTGGGTAAGCTGTCAAAAAGTGGCTTAGCAGGACGCCTTCTACCGCGCTGAGCGCCCGCATCCAGGTGGGAGCGGCGGGATTGAGGCTGGCAAACGCGCCCAACGCCAAAGCCCCCAGCACGGCGGCCAGCATCCACAGCAGAACTTTCAAAAGGAGCGTGAGCGCTTTCACGGACGGGTTTGCTCGGCAATCATGGCGGGCATTCTAGCGACGTGAGGTTGGAACGCGGTGAAAAAGTGTATGGCCGCGCAAGGTCGCCGCCATTTGGCGGGCCTGCCCTGTTTTACACTCAGGATATGCTTGACTCTTCCCCGCCCAGTTTGCCCGCCCGCGTGCGCGTGTCGCGCTTGCCGTTGCCGCCCGCTCCAGCCGTGCAGTTGCGGCTTAAAACCCTCTTTGCGGCTCAGCCCGGTTTGCCCCTTTCACAGCTCATGGCGGGCGCGGTGGCGGTGGCCGGAGGCAAAGTCATCGGCGCGGCGCTGAGCTGGCCGGGCGCGGAGGGTCAGCCGCAGCGCGGCCTGGAACTCGAAAGCGGCTGGCGCGGGCGCGGTATCGAAGAAGCGCTGCTCGGGTTGCTGACGACTGATCAATCTATAAACGAGCAGCCTAGAACTGACCAGCCCACGACTGAGCAGCTGTGAGCGCTGCCGACTTGTCCGCTTCGCTCAATCCGTTTGCTCCGGCGCGTCGCTCGCTGAGTATCGGGCTGCTGCTGGGCGTGCTGCTGATTGCCTTCGAGTCGCTGGCGGTGGCCACCGCACTGCCGGAAGTGGCCCGTGAACTTCACGGCCTGAAGCTCTACGGCTGGCCGCTGAGCGCCTTTTTTATGGGCTTTATGGTCGGCACGGTGGGGCTGGGTGCGCTGGCTGACCGCGACGGGCCGTTTGTGCCGGTGGTGATCGCGCTGCTGCTGTTTGCCGCTGGCCTCGGTGTGGCGGGACTCTCCCCCAACATGGCGGTGCTGATCGGCGGCCGCATCTTGCAGGGTCTGGGCGGCGGAGCCATCGTGTCGGTGGCTTATTTGGTCATCAACACCGCTTACCCCGACGCCATGCGGGCCAGAATGCTGGCGCTGCTGAGTAGTGCTTGGGTGCTGCCCGCGCTGCTCGGCCCGGCCCTGGCGAGCTACGTGACAGGGCGCTGGTCGTGGCGTGGGGTGTTCTTGGGGTTGCTGCCGCTGGTTATCTTGGCTGCCGGATTGCTGCTGCCCACCCTACGCACCTTGAGGGGCGCGGGCACGCCGCTGAGCCGCACTCGCCTGTGGGCGGTGGTGCTGGCCGCGATTGGCGTCACGCTGGGGCTGGCAGGCATCACTGAATTGGGGCAGGGCAAATGGCTGGGCGGTTTGCTGCTGCTGCCGGGGCTGGGGCTGGCTTTGCCGGCGCTGGGTCGCCTCTTTCCGGCCCGCATGCTGGCCCTCGGCACGCCGCTGAGCGCGGGGTACGCGGTGCGGTTTTTGCTGGCCTTCGCTTTTTTCGGCAGCGAGTCGATTTTGCCGCTGGGCTTGGCGGAGCTTCGCGGCCTGACTTTGCTGCAAGCTGGCCTGTTTTTGACGGGTGGAGCGCTGATTTGGTCGGCCACCAGTTTGATTCATTCACGCTTTGACGAGCGCACGCAGGGCCAGCGGCGCTCCTCGGTGGTGCGGCTCGGCTCGCTGGCAATCGGCACTGGCCTGTTGGGCCTGCTCGCCGCGCTGGTCTTTTCCGCTTTGCCGATTGCGCTGGGGGTCTTTTTCTGGATTTTGGCGGCGTTCGGCATGGGTCTGGCCTTTCCGGCACATGTTTTGGTGGTCATGCAGCACGCGCCCAGCGGGCAACAAGGCGAAGTCAGCGGCACGCTGCAACTCGCCGACATGCTCGGCAGCGCTCTGGGCGCGGGCCTCGGCGGAGCGCTGGTGGCGGCCCTCGGCGCGGCGGGCGGCGTGCCCTGGCAACTCGGCTTGACCTTCGGACTGGCTTTCTTCACCGCCGTGGTGGCGGGGCGGCTGCGCGGACGAAGCGGAGCAGGCACAGCAACTTCTGAGGGTGACCTTGCCCATGACTGAATCACTTCAGTCTGCGCCGCAGAACCGCGTTTTGCTGCTGGACGTGGACGGGGTGTTGGTCACGCCGCCGGAGATGTTCGGTGCGCGACTGCTGAGAAGTCATCCTGAGGTGGCCACCGAGTTTTTTTGCGGCCCGTTTATGACGGCCAGCCGAGGTGAAGCAGATCTGCTCGATGTTCTGCCGCCCTATTTGGAGCGCCTAGGCTACACCGGAACAGTAAATAACTTCGTCACAGAATGGTTTGAGAGCGAAAACCACCCCAACCATCTTCTGCCCAGTGAAAGGCTCCCGATTGTGCCTGCACATCTGGACAAGCACTGTCCCGTGCCCTAAACTTTGAACTGAGTATAAAATTATCTATTTGTCCCGTTCTCGCCTCAGGAGGTACTTTCCGTGACTGCCACTCAAACCCCACCGACTGCCCAGCATCAACCCCAGCCTTCTCCCATTCAGAAAGCCGCCGTGATCGGTGCGGGCGTGATGGGCGCGGCAATTGCTGCCCAATTGACCAACGCGGGCATTCCGGTGGTGCTGCTCGATATCGTGTTGCCCGACAAGCCTGACCGCAACTTTCTGGCCAAAGCGGGCATCGAACGGGCGCTGAAAGCCAGCCCCGCCGCTTTCATGGCCCCCGAGAACGCCAAGCTGATCACGGTGGGCAATTTGGAAGACGACCTCGCCAAGATTAAAGACGCCGACTGGATCATCGAGGCGATCATCGAGAAGCTGGACGCCAAGCACGACCTCTGGGAGAAAGTGGAGAAGGTCGCCAAGAAAACGGCCATCATTTCCAGCAACTCCAGCGGCATCCCGATGCACCTGCAAGTCGAGGGCCGCTCGGAGGACTTCAAGAGCCGTTTCGTGGGGGCGCACTTTTTCAATCCGCCGCGCTACCTGCACCTCTTAGAAGTCATTCCCACCGATCAGACCAGCCCTGAAGTGGTTCGTGCCTTCAGCGAATTCGCCGATCATACGTTGGGTAAAGGTGTGGTCGTCGCCAACGACGTGCCGGGGTTTGTGGGCAACCGCATCGGCGTCTACGGCATGGTGCGGGCCATGAAACGCATGGAAGAAAACGGCCTGACGCCTGCGGTGGTCGATCAGCTCACCGGCCCGGCGATTGGCCGCCCCAAGAGCGCCACTTTCCGCACTGCCGATCTGTCGGGCCTGGATATCATCTACCACGTTGCCAACGACATCGGCAAGGTGACGGGCGACGACGAGGACTTTACCCTCACCAATACTTTCAAGCAACTGGTGGAAGAGAAAAAGTGGCTGGGCGATAAGACCGGCAGTGGGTTCTACAAGAAAACTAAGGACGAGCGCGGCAAGACCAAGATTCTGACCCTGAATCTGGACAACCTGGAATACGAAGACCAGGCGCCGGTCAAGGTTGCGGTGCTGGACGCGCTGAAAGGTAAGCCGCTGGCGGAGCGCGTCAAGGGCCTGTACGAAGTGGAAGGCAAGGAAGGCGACTTCATGCGCGGCGTGATGAACGACAGTTTCTGGTACGCCGCCAAGATGGCCGGAACGGTATCAGGTCAGCTTCAGGACATCGACAACGCGCTGAAATGGGGCTTCGGCTGGGAGCAGGGGCCGTTCGAGACGATGGACGCGCTGGGCGTGAAAACCGTGATCGGCAGTCTGGAGAAAGAAGGCCGCACCCTGCCGCCGCTGCTCCAGAAAATGAAGGACGAGAGCCGCGACAAGTTTTACAACGGCGGCGAAATTGTAGATGCCAAGGGTGAGATGCAGCCCTACGCCGCGCCGTACCTGATTCTGAGCGACCTCAAAAAAGATGCCAGCAAGGTCGTCAAGAAGACCAGCGGCGCGAGCTTGGTTGACCTGGGCGACGGCGTGCTGCTGCTCGAATTCCACTCCAAGATGAACGCGCTGGGCGAGGACGCTATTCGGATGATCGGCACAGCCCACAAAACCGTGCAGGAGCTGGGCTATGCCGGACTGGTCGTCGGTAATCAGGGCGACAACTTCAGCGCGGGCGCGAACCTGCCACTGATCCTGTCGCAGGCCCAGGACGAGGAATGGGACGAGCTGGACGCGGCCATCAAACTGTTTCAGCAGGCCACCACCAGCCTGCGCTTCAGCCCGCACCCCGTTGTAGTGGCTCCCTTCAACCTGACGCTGGGTGGCGGCACCGAGATGGCCCTGCACGCCGACGCCGTGACCGCCAGCGCTGAGACGTACATGGGCCTGGTCGAAGTCGGCGTGGGCTTGATTCCCGGCGGCGGCGGCACCAAGGAAATGCTGCTGCGCTTTACGGATCAAACCTTGCCGGGTCAGCCGCTTCTCCCCGCCGTGCAACGCGCCTTTGAGCTGATCGGTACCGCCAAAGTCAGCACCAGCGCTCAGGACGCCCGCAAACTCAGCTTCCTGAGAAAGAGCGACGAAACGGTGATGAACCGCGACAATCTGCTGGCCGAGGCCAAACGCAAAGTGCTGGAACTCGCGCCCGGCTATGTGCAGCCCGCTATGCGAATGGACATTCCGGTGATGGGCGAGGCGGCGATTGGCGCGATCAAGAGCGCCCTCTACGGTCTGGTGGAAGGCGGCTATGCCAGCAAATACGACCGCGAAGTCTTGCTGCAACTGGCGAACATTTTGGCAGGCGGCGCGACCAACAACCGCCAAGCCCGCGTCACGGAGCAGCAACTCCTTGACCTGGAACGCGAAGCCTTTTTGACGCTGGCCGGGAAGAAGGGCACGCAAGACCGGATCGCGCACATGCTCAAGACGGGCAAGCCGCTGCGGAACTAAAACGGCGTCGGTTCACACCTCTGTCCACTTCGGAGATACTTTTCCCATGACCCCCACCCCTAAATCTTCCTTCCCCGTCTTCGCCCGCGTGCTGCTGGGCGTGGGCCTCGGCGTGGCGGCCACACTCGGCACCGGCTGGTATTTTGCCGATGGACTGGTGCATGCGCGGCCTGTCAAGCGGCCCGTTTACAAGACCCGCGTGCTGGCGGTGTCGCACGAGAACCACGAAACGATGATTCAGCTCACCCGCAACTACGCCACCGCCCGCGCCGGGGCCGTCACGCTCGACTGGGACGCTGAAGACGGTGGCTCATTGCTGGGGCCAGTGGTGGAGGGCGGCTCCAAGTGGGTCAAGCGGCCCCTGCTGCGCGGCGGACAGTACCTCAGGCCGGGGCTGGCGGTGCGCCCCAGTTCGGTGGGGCTCGGCAATCCGGCGGGGCGCGGGCTGATCTTCGACAATCTGGTGCTCAGCGGCGAGCACGGCCCGCTTCCGGCCTGGTTCGTGCCGGGCAAGGAAGGCGCAATCGGAGCCGACCCCCAGCAAGACTGGGTCATCATCATGCACGGCTACCAGGGCCTGCGGCAAGACGCCCTGCGGTTTTTGCCGACCTATCACGACTTTGGCCTCAGCAGCTTGGTGGTCACTTACCGCAATGCCCACGGCGCGGGCCGCACGCCGCAGGGCGTTTACCGGCTCAGCGCCGAGGAGTGGGAAGACTTGGAAGTGGCGGTGCAGTACGCCCGCGATCACGGAGCGAGGCGGATCGTGCTGATGGGCCTGAGCATGGGCGGCAGCATCACGCTGGCCTTTATGCGGCGCAGCAAACTGGCCCAGTATGTCAACGCGGTGGTGCTCGATTCGCCCGCCCTAGAGTGGCGCGAACTGATCAAGCATTTTGCCGTGCGACTGCGGTTGCCGGTGTTTCTCGCGCCCATCGTGGAGAAGCTGACCACCCTCAAGAGCGGCCAGGATTTCGACGCGGTCGATCACCTCAGCCACGCCCACGTCTATGACCGCCACATGCTGATCTTTCACGGCAGCGCCGACGACACCGTGCCCGTTTCGCAGCTCGACCGCTTGTTCGAGGCCCGGCCCGATTTGATCGAGTACGTGCGGGTGGAAGGCGCAGAACACCTCCGAAACTGGAATATGGATATAGAGAATTACGAGCGCCGCCTGCGCCAGTACCTCAGCCGGATGCTGGGGCCGCTTGAAGCTCAACACTCTGAAATAAATACCCCTTCTCAAAAGGAGAATCCCAATGTCTAACCCCACTGCCAATCCTGCGCGTGAAGCCGTGATCGTTTCCGCCGTCCGTACCGCCGTTGGGCGCGGCGTCAAAGGCACCCTCGCCAACACCCGCCCCGACGATCTTGCCGCGCTGGTCATGAAAGAAGCGCTGGCCCGTGTGGGCGTCGACCCGGCCATCGTGGAGGACGTGATCTTTGGCTGTGCCATTCCCGAGGCCGAGCAGGGCCTCAACATTGCCCGCCTGGCCGCACTGCAAGCCGGATTTCCCGACTCGGTGGGCGGCGTGACTGTCAACCGCTTCTGCTCGTCGGGCCTGCAAACGGTAGCGATGGCGGCGGCGGCTATTCAGGCCGGACACTTCGACGTGATCTTGGCGGGCGGCGTGGAGAGCATGAGCATGGTGCCGATGAGCGGCCACAACCCCAGCCCCAACCTGTCCCTCGTCGACAAGCGTCCGGAAGCCTACATCAACATGGGCCTGACCGCCGAGAATGTGGCCGCCCAGTACGGCGTCAGCAAGGAAGATCAGGACGCCTTCGCGGTGCGGAGTCACCAGCGGGCCGCCGCCGCGCAGGACGCGGGCAAGTTCAAAGACGAGATCGTGCCGGTGCCGGTGCGCGTGGACAAGGTCAAGGGAACCAAAATCACCTCCGAAACGGTGATGTACGCCGACGATGAACTGATTCGCCGCGACACTACCCTAGAAGGCCTTGCCAAGCTGAGACCCGCCTTCAAAATGGGCGGCTCGGTGACGGCGGGCAACGCTTCGCCTTTCTCGGATGGAGCCTCGGCGCTGCTGCTGATGAGCCGTGAGAAGGCCGACGAGCTGGGCCTGAAGCCGCTGGCTAAGTTCATCGGCTTTACGGTGGCGGGCGTGGGGCCGGAAGTCATGGGCATCGGGCCGGTGGAGGCCGTGCCGAAGGTCTTGAAGCAAAACGGGCTGACCTTAGCCGACATGGACTTGATCGAACTCAACGAGGCGTTCGCGGCCCAGAGTCTGGCCGTCATCCGCACGCTGGGCATCGACGAGGAGATCACCAACGTCAACGGCGGGGCGATTGCGTTGGGCCACCCGCTGGGCTGCTCGGGAGCCAAGCTGACCACCACCGCCATTCACGAACTGCGGCGGCGCGGCGGCGGCAAGGCGCTGATCACCATGTGCATCGGCGGCGGCATGGGCGCGGCGGGGATCATCGAGGTGTATCCGGCGGAAGGGCAGGCGGCGGACTGAGCGCCAGTTTCAAAATTCAGTAAGCATGTGTCCCCCGGTGAAAGCTGGGGGCGTGTTTTTTTGCTTAGCAGACCAAGCATCTTACGCCAAGCTGACCATTACGGGAGTATAAAGAGGGGATGAAACCCTTAGTTCTTCTTACCCTGGCCCTGGGCAGCCTTGCCAGCGCCCAGAACGTCGATCCCACGCCCACTGTCGAGTTGCGGATTCTGGAAACCACCGATCTGCACACCTCCGCGCTCGGTTACGACTACTACCAGGACAAGCCCACCGGCGAGTTCGGCTTCGAGTACACCGCCACGCTGATCGAAAATGCC includes:
- the tsaE gene encoding tRNA (adenosine(37)-N6)-threonylcarbamoyltransferase complex ATPase subunit type 1 TsaE, yielding MQPGDTLLIEDESAQRAFGASLLAHLAPHAVLFLEGELGAGKTTLTQGLIAALGFEGLVSSPTYALMQLYPTPQGAALHVDAYRVQHAQELYEMDLERLSEEARLSIIEWGQLFYGDFPGAWLLKLEHDEQGRRITRLG
- a CDS encoding SDR family NAD(P)-dependent oxidoreductase, translated to MAKLSGTTVMLTGAGGALATAIAQELIDAGAELILVGRGEALKRAEDRFPAKKTLDLDLTDPDCVDILKKQRADVLIHTIGAFSAQDAHKASEKDYQAMFGANMQSLFHAAQGVLPHMIKQKEGMILGVSAGQAAKMSGPGAALYTASKAAVAAYLLSLHDELKAKGVTTLTLYPMGAIDTSSNRESGLTWEATIDPRALAQTLAHAITRPARAHMTELKVYPEL
- a CDS encoding CDP-alcohol phosphatidyltransferase family protein — its product is MTPGLAQTRKARPADEWAAERVFRPLAQLLVAPAARTKLRPTQVVLFHTGLTLVAAAGLRRGAWLAPALLLQLKTVLDNLDGQLARATDQTTLSGRYLDSEMDVLGNFALLTALHGPLIGPSATLLLSLILSTDYLWERDYRAARGETFRAPAAQQGDNLVVLAALEKFYALYFVPQEQVLSRLFEARLRSVAGRQPSPQDRQAYTPLAALTLSANLGLSSQLLLLGALTLLKRPHWYAPSLAVQAAALLAAQVWRERQVALSRQ
- a CDS encoding MFS transporter, coding for MSAADLSASLNPFAPARRSLSIGLLLGVLLIAFESLAVATALPEVARELHGLKLYGWPLSAFFMGFMVGTVGLGALADRDGPFVPVVIALLLFAAGLGVAGLSPNMAVLIGGRILQGLGGGAIVSVAYLVINTAYPDAMRARMLALLSSAWVLPALLGPALASYVTGRWSWRGVFLGLLPLVILAAGLLLPTLRTLRGAGTPLSRTRLWAVVLAAIGVTLGLAGITELGQGKWLGGLLLLPGLGLALPALGRLFPARMLALGTPLSAGYAVRFLLAFAFFGSESILPLGLAELRGLTLLQAGLFLTGGALIWSATSLIHSRFDERTQGQRRSSVVRLGSLAIGTGLLGLLAALVFSALPIALGVFFWILAAFGMGLAFPAHVLVVMQHAPSGQQGEVSGTLQLADMLGSALGAGLGGALVAALGAAGGVPWQLGLTFGLAFFTAVVAGRLRGRSGAGTATSEGDLAHD
- a CDS encoding 3-hydroxyacyl-CoA dehydrogenase/enoyl-CoA hydratase family protein, with product MGAAIAAQLTNAGIPVVLLDIVLPDKPDRNFLAKAGIERALKASPAAFMAPENAKLITVGNLEDDLAKIKDADWIIEAIIEKLDAKHDLWEKVEKVAKKTAIISSNSSGIPMHLQVEGRSEDFKSRFVGAHFFNPPRYLHLLEVIPTDQTSPEVVRAFSEFADHTLGKGVVVANDVPGFVGNRIGVYGMVRAMKRMEENGLTPAVVDQLTGPAIGRPKSATFRTADLSGLDIIYHVANDIGKVTGDDEDFTLTNTFKQLVEEKKWLGDKTGSGFYKKTKDERGKTKILTLNLDNLEYEDQAPVKVAVLDALKGKPLAERVKGLYEVEGKEGDFMRGVMNDSFWYAAKMAGTVSGQLQDIDNALKWGFGWEQGPFETMDALGVKTVIGSLEKEGRTLPPLLQKMKDESRDKFYNGGEIVDAKGEMQPYAAPYLILSDLKKDASKVVKKTSGASLVDLGDGVLLLEFHSKMNALGEDAIRMIGTAHKTVQELGYAGLVVGNQGDNFSAGANLPLILSQAQDEEWDELDAAIKLFQQATTSLRFSPHPVVVAPFNLTLGGGTEMALHADAVTASAETYMGLVEVGVGLIPGGGGTKEMLLRFTDQTLPGQPLLPAVQRAFELIGTAKVSTSAQDARKLSFLRKSDETVMNRDNLLAEAKRKVLELAPGYVQPAMRMDIPVMGEAAIGAIKSALYGLVEGGYASKYDREVLLQLANILAGGATNNRQARVTEQQLLDLEREAFLTLAGKKGTQDRIAHMLKTGKPLRN
- a CDS encoding alpha/beta hydrolase → MTPTPKSSFPVFARVLLGVGLGVAATLGTGWYFADGLVHARPVKRPVYKTRVLAVSHENHETMIQLTRNYATARAGAVTLDWDAEDGGSLLGPVVEGGSKWVKRPLLRGGQYLRPGLAVRPSSVGLGNPAGRGLIFDNLVLSGEHGPLPAWFVPGKEGAIGADPQQDWVIIMHGYQGLRQDALRFLPTYHDFGLSSLVVTYRNAHGAGRTPQGVYRLSAEEWEDLEVAVQYARDHGARRIVLMGLSMGGSITLAFMRRSKLAQYVNAVVLDSPALEWRELIKHFAVRLRLPVFLAPIVEKLTTLKSGQDFDAVDHLSHAHVYDRHMLIFHGSADDTVPVSQLDRLFEARPDLIEYVRVEGAEHLRNWNMDIENYERRLRQYLSRMLGPLEAQHSEINTPSQKENPNV
- a CDS encoding thiolase family protein; protein product: MSNPTANPAREAVIVSAVRTAVGRGVKGTLANTRPDDLAALVMKEALARVGVDPAIVEDVIFGCAIPEAEQGLNIARLAALQAGFPDSVGGVTVNRFCSSGLQTVAMAAAAIQAGHFDVILAGGVESMSMVPMSGHNPSPNLSLVDKRPEAYINMGLTAENVAAQYGVSKEDQDAFAVRSHQRAAAAQDAGKFKDEIVPVPVRVDKVKGTKITSETVMYADDELIRRDTTLEGLAKLRPAFKMGGSVTAGNASPFSDGASALLLMSREKADELGLKPLAKFIGFTVAGVGPEVMGIGPVEAVPKVLKQNGLTLADMDLIELNEAFAAQSLAVIRTLGIDEEITNVNGGAIALGHPLGCSGAKLTTTAIHELRRRGGGKALITMCIGGGMGAAGIIEVYPAEGQAAD